From the genome of Streptomyces sp. V1I1, one region includes:
- a CDS encoding redox-sensing transcriptional repressor Rex: MATGRNHRPATRSRGIPEATVARLPLYLRALTALSERSVPTVSSEELAAAAGVNSAKLRKDFSYLGSYGTRGVGYDVEYLVYQISRELGLTQDWPVVIVGIGNLGAALANYGGFASRGFRVAALIDADPTMAGKPVAGMPVQHTDELEKIISDNGVSIGVISTPAGAAQQVCERLIAAGVTSILNFAPTVLSVPDGVDVRKVDLSIELQILAFHEQRKAGEEAEAAAGRKGPDGDMPAVMPA, translated from the coding sequence GTGGCAACTGGCCGAAATCACCGACCGGCGACCCGTAGCCGAGGAATCCCCGAGGCCACCGTCGCCCGGCTTCCGCTGTACCTGCGCGCCCTGACCGCGCTGTCCGAGCGGTCCGTGCCCACTGTCTCGTCCGAGGAACTCGCGGCCGCGGCCGGGGTCAACTCCGCGAAGCTGCGCAAGGACTTCTCCTACCTCGGCTCCTACGGGACGCGGGGCGTCGGCTACGACGTGGAATACCTCGTCTACCAGATCTCCCGCGAGCTGGGCCTGACCCAGGACTGGCCCGTCGTCATCGTCGGCATCGGTAACCTCGGCGCCGCGCTCGCCAACTACGGCGGGTTCGCCTCGCGCGGCTTCCGGGTCGCCGCGCTGATCGACGCGGACCCCACGATGGCCGGGAAGCCGGTCGCCGGGATGCCCGTCCAGCACACCGATGAGCTCGAGAAGATCATCAGCGACAACGGAGTGTCGATCGGCGTCATCTCGACGCCTGCCGGCGCGGCGCAGCAGGTGTGCGAACGCCTGATCGCGGCCGGCGTCACCTCCATCCTCAACTTCGCCCCCACCGTCCTCTCCGTGCCCGACGGCGTGGATGTGCGCAAGGTCGACCTCTCGATCGAGCTGCAGATCCTCGCCTTCCACGAGCAGCGGAAGGCC
- a CDS encoding glutaredoxin family protein — translation MSPVLRRTKKKADERVVTLIGKPGCHLCDDARVVIEEVCTEAGASWEEKDITQDEALHRAYWEQIPVVLVDGEQHTFWRVDAGRLRRALGA, via the coding sequence ATGAGTCCTGTGTTGCGGCGTACGAAGAAGAAGGCCGACGAGCGCGTGGTGACGCTGATCGGGAAGCCGGGGTGTCACCTCTGTGACGACGCGCGGGTCGTGATCGAGGAGGTGTGCACCGAGGCGGGTGCGTCCTGGGAGGAGAAGGACATCACTCAGGACGAGGCGCTGCACCGGGCGTACTGGGAGCAGATTCCGGTTGTCCTGGTCGACGGGGAGCAGCACACCTTCTGGCGTGTCGACGCCGGGCGGCTGCGCCGCGCGCTGGGGGCGTAA
- a CDS encoding HAD family phosphatase — MAALGWLTPRRRSATARSVLAGEAAAEAARKSSQQLEALDALEARDGTAPAGEPEFPVTGDDRAAAFFDLDNTVMQGAAIFHFGRGLYKRKFFQRRELARFAWQQTWFRLAGVEDPEHMQDVRESALSIVKGHRVSELMSIGEEIYDEYMADRIWPGTRALAQAHLDAGQKVWLVTAAPVETATIIARRLGLTGALGTVAESVDGVYTGKLVGEPLHGPAKAEAVRALAAAEGLDLTRCAAYSDSHNDIPMLSLVGHPYAINPDTKLRKHARAREWRLRDYRTGRKAAKVGIPAAAGVGAIAGGTAAAVALHRRRR; from the coding sequence ATGGCCGCATTGGGATGGCTCACCCCCCGTAGACGCTCCGCCACCGCGCGGAGCGTGCTCGCAGGCGAGGCAGCAGCCGAGGCAGCGCGTAAGTCGTCGCAGCAACTCGAGGCGCTCGATGCACTCGAGGCGCGGGACGGCACTGCCCCGGCCGGCGAACCGGAGTTCCCCGTCACCGGGGACGACCGGGCCGCAGCCTTCTTCGACCTCGACAACACCGTGATGCAGGGCGCCGCGATCTTTCACTTCGGCCGCGGCCTGTACAAGCGGAAGTTCTTCCAGCGCCGCGAACTGGCCCGGTTCGCCTGGCAGCAGACGTGGTTCAGGCTCGCCGGCGTCGAGGACCCGGAGCATATGCAGGACGTCCGCGAGTCCGCCCTGTCCATCGTCAAGGGCCACCGCGTCTCCGAGCTGATGAGCATCGGCGAGGAGATCTACGACGAGTACATGGCCGACCGCATCTGGCCCGGCACCCGCGCCCTCGCCCAGGCGCACCTCGACGCGGGCCAGAAGGTCTGGCTGGTGACCGCGGCTCCGGTGGAGACCGCGACGATCATCGCCCGCCGCCTCGGCCTGACCGGAGCGCTGGGCACCGTCGCCGAGTCGGTGGACGGCGTGTACACCGGCAAGCTGGTGGGTGAGCCGCTGCACGGCCCCGCCAAGGCCGAGGCCGTGCGCGCGCTGGCCGCCGCCGAGGGCCTGGACCTGACCCGCTGCGCGGCGTACAGCGACTCGCACAACGACATCCCGATGCTTTCGCTGGTGGGGCATCCGTACGCCATCAACCCGGACACCAAACTCCGCAAGCACGCACGTGCGCGCGAATGGCGGCTGCGTGACTACCGGACGGGCCGCAAGGCCGCGAAGGTCGGCATCCCGGCCGCGGCCGGCGTGGGCGCCATCGCGGGCGGGACGGCCGCCGCGGTCGCCCTGCACCGCCGCCGGCGCTGA
- a CDS encoding ECF subfamily RNA polymerase sigma factor, BldN family: protein MYPHVGVDASGLATLRATVLDHMRGFVPTAYAVPAFATPRLAVSGPAAPCYALADGIEKVPGRSAVVEGRRSGGGRDVGRRGSRGGSGASTTARRPSADSDSARMMDLVERAQAGEADAFGRLYDQYSDTVYRYIYYRVGGKATAEDLTSETFLRALRRISTFTWQGRDFGAWLVTIARNLVADHFKSSRFRLEVTTGEMLDANEVERSPEDSVLESLSNAALLEAVRKLNPQQQECVTLRFLQGLSVAETARVMGKNEGAIKTLQYRAVRTLARLLPDDAR from the coding sequence GTGTACCCACACGTCGGGGTTGACGCCTCGGGCCTGGCTACGCTGCGCGCAACGGTCCTCGACCACATGCGCGGCTTCGTCCCCACCGCGTACGCCGTCCCCGCATTCGCCACGCCCCGCCTTGCCGTAAGCGGCCCTGCCGCCCCCTGCTACGCCCTGGCCGACGGCATCGAGAAGGTGCCGGGGCGCAGCGCCGTCGTTGAGGGGCGGAGGTCGGGCGGCGGGCGGGACGTCGGCAGACGGGGCAGCCGGGGCGGCTCCGGCGCCTCGACCACCGCCCGCCGGCCCAGCGCCGACAGCGACAGCGCCCGCATGATGGACCTGGTCGAGCGCGCCCAGGCGGGCGAGGCCGACGCTTTCGGCCGTCTCTACGACCAGTACAGCGACACCGTCTACCGCTATATCTACTACCGCGTTGGCGGCAAGGCGACGGCGGAGGACCTCACCAGCGAGACCTTCCTGCGCGCCCTGCGCCGTATCTCCACCTTCACCTGGCAGGGCCGCGACTTCGGCGCCTGGCTGGTCACGATCGCCCGCAATCTGGTGGCCGACCACTTCAAGTCCAGCCGCTTCCGGCTGGAAGTGACCACAGGCGAAATGCTCGACGCCAACGAGGTCGAACGCAGCCCCGAAGACTCCGTCCTGGAATCCCTGTCGAACGCCGCGCTGCTGGAAGCGGTCCGCAAGCTCAACCCTCAGCAGCAGGAGTGCGTGACCCTGCGCTTCCTGCAAGGCCTCTCGGTCGCCGAGACGGCCAGGGTGATGGGCAAGAACGAGGGCGCGATCAAGACCCTCCAGTACCGGGCGGTGCGCACCCTGGCCCGGCTCCTCCCCGACGACGCCCGCTGA
- a CDS encoding DUF5667 domain-containing protein, translating to MIGQVSAHRRANAFAQALEDQAAEQPTESVEPTEHGRLLALANGLGELPKPELDPEVKVVQRAQLVAAMEEMFASGGASEGSTVPGQRTTGRGAHRASRLRKLRPRSRWTKGIAAGGLTVGVAAGAFSGVAAASSEALPGDSLYGLKRGMEDFKLGMADDDSDRGELYLDQASNRLSEARRLMERGRAGDMDHESLGEVRRALNGMRHDASEGHRLLSAAYERDGSLGPMATLNSFSRSHRDAWNGLRDRLPVQLTDVGDEVNSVFDAIDQEVGPLESLLPRAPEKGRGSQQSGSATQDSGRTSGPGLTTPSASGTSDNRPGEVGRPHPSGSGTTAAEGLLGGNTGGLFETPANGASPYPSGKNSTPPQPDVTIPPLLPGILPGLGFDSEDDQ from the coding sequence GTGATCGGACAAGTTTCGGCGCACCGGCGGGCGAACGCCTTCGCCCAGGCCTTGGAAGACCAGGCGGCCGAGCAGCCCACGGAATCGGTCGAACCGACCGAGCACGGACGGCTGTTGGCCCTGGCGAACGGTCTCGGCGAGCTGCCGAAGCCGGAGCTGGACCCCGAGGTCAAGGTGGTGCAGCGAGCACAGCTCGTGGCTGCCATGGAAGAGATGTTCGCCTCGGGAGGTGCGTCCGAGGGCTCTACGGTGCCCGGGCAACGGACCACCGGCCGAGGCGCCCATCGGGCCTCCCGGCTCCGGAAATTGCGCCCGCGCTCGCGCTGGACGAAGGGGATCGCAGCCGGCGGTCTCACCGTAGGCGTCGCCGCGGGGGCCTTCAGCGGAGTGGCCGCTGCCAGTTCCGAGGCTCTTCCAGGTGACTCGCTGTACGGGCTGAAGCGTGGCATGGAAGATTTCAAGCTCGGCATGGCGGACGACGACTCCGACCGCGGCGAGCTCTACCTCGACCAGGCATCCAACCGCCTCAGCGAGGCCCGCCGCCTCATGGAGCGCGGCCGGGCGGGCGACATGGACCACGAGTCGCTCGGCGAGGTCCGCCGAGCGCTCAACGGCATGCGGCACGACGCCAGCGAGGGACACCGCCTGCTGAGCGCGGCGTACGAACGGGACGGATCACTCGGCCCGATGGCGACGCTCAATTCGTTCTCCCGGTCGCACCGCGACGCGTGGAACGGGCTCCGCGACCGGCTGCCGGTCCAGCTGACCGACGTGGGCGACGAGGTGAACTCCGTCTTCGACGCCATAGACCAGGAGGTCGGCCCGCTGGAGTCGCTGCTGCCCCGGGCCCCGGAGAAGGGCCGCGGCTCCCAGCAGTCCGGCTCGGCCACGCAGGACTCCGGCAGGACCTCGGGCCCTGGGCTTACGACACCGTCCGCAAGCGGCACCAGCGACAACCGCCCCGGCGAGGTCGGCCGGCCGCACCCGTCCGGTTCGGGCACCACGGCGGCCGAGGGCCTGCTCGGCGGGAACACGGGCGGCCTGTTCGAGACCCCGGCGAACGGCGCGTCACCGTACCCGTCCGGCAAGAACTCCACGCCGCCGCAGCCGGATGTCACGATCCCGCCGCTGCTGCCGGGGATCCTGCCCGGGCTTGGCTTCGACAGCGAGGACGACCAGTAA
- a CDS encoding lysophospholipid acyltransferase family protein has product MADAKVIPFDDDRSRGSAQRSARRRPAGGSRRKAEPAAVREVPVSPVPAQGVVRAAESIGQEPPAVQERVGGSAGWERRIAGGLAFLRRRVTGDYEVDEFGYDKELTDQVLMSMVRPLYEKYFRVEVKGVENIPSDGGALVVANHSGTLPLDGLMMQVAVHDNHPAGRHLRLLAADLVFMLPVVNELARKAGHTLACSEDAERLLQRGEVVGVMPEGFKGIGKPFSDRYKLQRFGRGGFVSTALRAGAPIVPCSIVGAEEIYPMLGNAKTLARLLGFPYFPITPTFPWLGPLGAVPLPTKWTIQFGEPIPTDGYPPEAAEDPMLMFNLTDQVREQIQHTLYKLLVQRRSVFF; this is encoded by the coding sequence ATGGCGGACGCCAAGGTCATTCCGTTCGACGACGACCGTTCGCGCGGCAGCGCGCAGCGATCGGCGCGGCGGCGCCCCGCAGGGGGCAGTCGCCGGAAGGCCGAGCCCGCGGCCGTACGCGAGGTTCCGGTCAGCCCCGTGCCTGCGCAGGGGGTGGTGCGGGCTGCTGAATCGATTGGCCAGGAGCCCCCGGCGGTCCAGGAGCGGGTGGGCGGGAGCGCCGGCTGGGAGCGGCGGATCGCGGGCGGTCTTGCGTTCCTGCGTCGGCGGGTCACCGGTGACTACGAGGTCGACGAGTTCGGTTACGACAAGGAGCTCACCGACCAGGTCCTGATGTCGATGGTCCGGCCGCTGTACGAGAAGTACTTCCGGGTCGAAGTGAAGGGCGTCGAGAACATCCCGTCCGACGGCGGGGCGCTGGTGGTGGCGAACCACTCGGGGACGCTGCCGCTGGACGGGCTGATGATGCAGGTCGCCGTCCACGATAACCATCCGGCGGGCCGCCATCTGCGGCTGCTCGCCGCGGACTTGGTGTTCATGCTGCCGGTGGTCAACGAGCTGGCCCGCAAGGCCGGTCACACCCTGGCGTGCTCTGAGGACGCGGAGCGGCTGCTCCAGCGCGGCGAGGTGGTCGGGGTGATGCCGGAGGGCTTCAAGGGCATCGGCAAGCCGTTCAGCGACCGCTACAAGCTTCAGCGGTTCGGGCGCGGCGGCTTTGTGTCGACGGCGCTGCGGGCGGGGGCGCCGATTGTGCCGTGCTCGATCGTCGGGGCGGAGGAGATCTACCCGATGCTCGGCAACGCGAAGACGCTGGCGCGGCTGCTGGGCTTCCCGTACTTCCCGATCACGCCGACGTTCCCATGGCTTGGGCCGCTGGGTGCGGTGCCGCTGCCGACGAAGTGGACGATCCAGTTCGGCGAGCCGATCCCGACGGACGGGTATCCGCCGGAGGCGGCGGAGGATCCGATGCTGATGTTCAACCTGACGGATCAGGTGCGGGAGCAGATCCAGCACACGCTGTACAAGTTGCTCGTGCAGCGCCGCTCGGTGTTCTTCTGA
- a CDS encoding NAD-dependent epimerase/dehydratase family protein, whose protein sequence is MGKVVLVTGVARQLGGRLVRRIQRDPEVDRVIGVDAVGPQHHLGGADFVRADIRQPAIARVLAEYAVDTVVHMDVTGTPLGAGGRTTVKETNVIGTMQLLGACQKSPTVKRLVIKSSTSVYGSAPRDPAVFTETTPPKSLPSGGFAKDAVEVEGYVRGFARRRPDVAVCVLRFANILGPCADSPLAEFFSLPVMPTVFGYDPRLQFVHEDDVIDVLRIALHEPRRGTLNSGTFNVAGDGVLLLSQCSRRLGRPTMPVLLPAVTWVGSALRTVGVTDFSPEQIRLLTHGRVVSTSQMRETLGFDPKYTTAEAFADFARSRGPGLLPPETLARAVDQVAAALPFVGGVHARTTAGQMAATTQTTQTTQTTKTTQSDAE, encoded by the coding sequence TTGGGGAAGGTCGTGCTCGTCACCGGAGTGGCCCGGCAGCTCGGAGGCCGTCTCGTACGGCGAATCCAGCGGGATCCCGAGGTGGACCGGGTGATCGGCGTCGACGCGGTGGGGCCCCAGCATCATCTGGGCGGGGCCGACTTCGTCCGCGCGGACATCCGCCAGCCCGCGATAGCGCGGGTGCTGGCCGAGTATGCCGTCGACACCGTCGTGCACATGGACGTCACGGGTACGCCGCTCGGCGCCGGCGGCCGTACGACGGTCAAGGAGACCAACGTCATCGGCACCATGCAGCTGCTCGGCGCCTGCCAGAAGTCGCCGACCGTCAAGCGGCTGGTGATCAAGTCCAGTACGAGCGTGTACGGCTCCGCGCCCCGCGACCCCGCCGTCTTCACCGAGACCACCCCGCCCAAGTCCCTGCCGAGCGGCGGCTTCGCGAAGGACGCGGTGGAGGTCGAGGGATACGTACGCGGCTTCGCCCGGCGGCGGCCCGACGTCGCGGTGTGCGTGCTGCGCTTCGCGAACATCCTCGGGCCGTGCGCGGACTCCCCGCTCGCCGAGTTCTTCTCGCTGCCCGTCATGCCGACCGTCTTCGGCTACGACCCGCGGCTGCAGTTCGTCCACGAGGACGATGTGATCGACGTTCTGCGGATCGCCTTGCACGAGCCGCGGCGCGGGACGCTCAACAGCGGCACGTTCAATGTCGCGGGCGACGGCGTGCTGCTTCTCTCGCAGTGCTCACGGCGGCTGGGGCGGCCGACGATGCCGGTGCTGCTGCCCGCCGTCACCTGGGTCGGCTCCGCGCTGCGTACGGTCGGCGTCACGGACTTCTCGCCCGAGCAGATCCGGCTGCTCACGCACGGCCGGGTGGTGAGCACATCGCAGATGCGCGAAACACTGGGCTTCGACCCGAAGTACACGACCGCGGAGGCCTTTGCGGACTTCGCCCGCAGCCGGGGTCCGGGGCTGCTGCCGCCGGAGACCCTCGCGAGGGCGGTGGACCAGGTGGCGGCGGCGCTGCCTTTCGTGGGCGGTGTGCATGCCCGTACGACAGCCGGGCAGATGGCTGCCACCACCCAGACCACCCAGACCACCCAGACCACCAAGACGACTCAGAGCGACGCCGAATAA
- a CDS encoding 30S ribosomal protein bS22 → MGSVIKKRRKRMAKKKHRKLLKRTRVQRRNKK, encoded by the coding sequence GTGGGCTCTGTTATCAAGAAGCGGCGCAAGCGGATGGCGAAGAAGAAGCACCGCAAGCTGCTCAAGCGCACCCGCGTTCAGCGTCGTAACAAGAAGTAA
- a CDS encoding helix-turn-helix domain-containing protein codes for MAAGSERPLNEVKFLTVAEVASVMRVSKMTVYRLVHSGHLPAIRVGRSFRVPEQAVHEYLRESFVGVESA; via the coding sequence ATGGCTGCTGGCAGCGAGAGGCCTCTCAACGAGGTCAAGTTCCTTACCGTGGCGGAAGTCGCCTCGGTGATGCGAGTGTCGAAGATGACCGTGTACCGCTTGGTGCACAGCGGTCATCTGCCGGCGATCCGGGTGGGCAGGTCCTTCCGGGTTCCGGAGCAAGCGGTTCACGAGTACCTCCGCGAATCCTTCGTGGGGGTGGAATCCGCGTAG
- a CDS encoding phosphatase, which produces MLSTGALRAHLLAARLAGPVATSREESLRSYRLFAARDPRVTLGLDPEWDWGERDLIALMADKCGVSDDPHHTAGPDVIDPERTLSGLVAFAERLGEVAARRGAVLFGTGHPHRLLGFYAGLADALSAAGCLVLTPAKGRCVDITTRFGVRTYNLEYARGVALMREPGAQGAGSGTGAHTHSPLPVRAALESVAECGGPLPELVVGDHGWVCGAGQLGIEAIGLADTDDPALFVGEAEGRVSVAVPLDDAVRSDYYRPLTRYVLNRACLSQ; this is translated from the coding sequence GTGTTGAGTACCGGAGCGTTACGTGCGCATCTCCTGGCTGCACGGCTGGCCGGGCCCGTGGCCACGTCGCGTGAGGAGAGTCTGCGCAGCTATCGCCTCTTCGCCGCCAGGGATCCCCGCGTCACCCTCGGGCTCGATCCCGAATGGGACTGGGGCGAGCGGGACTTGATCGCGCTGATGGCTGACAAGTGCGGTGTCTCGGACGACCCCCACCACACCGCAGGGCCCGATGTCATCGATCCGGAGCGGACGTTGAGCGGGCTCGTCGCGTTTGCCGAGCGGCTTGGGGAGGTGGCCGCGCGGCGGGGTGCCGTGCTGTTCGGGACCGGGCATCCGCATCGGCTGCTCGGGTTCTACGCCGGGCTGGCAGACGCTTTGTCGGCGGCGGGGTGTCTTGTACTCACACCCGCGAAGGGGCGATGTGTCGACATAACGACCCGGTTCGGCGTACGCACGTACAACCTTGAGTACGCACGAGGAGTCGCGCTGATGCGGGAACCCGGCGCACAGGGCGCCGGCAGTGGGACCGGCGCACACACCCACTCACCGCTCCCGGTTCGGGCCGCCCTGGAGAGCGTCGCGGAGTGCGGAGGGCCGCTGCCCGAGCTGGTCGTCGGGGACCACGGCTGGGTCTGCGGGGCAGGTCAGCTGGGGATTGAGGCCATCGGTCTGGCTGATACGGACGATCCCGCGCTGTTCGTCGGCGAGGCCGAGGGGCGGGTGTCCGTAGCCGTTCCGCTTGATGACGCTGTGCGGTCTGATTACTACCGACCGCTTACTCGCTATGTACTCAATCGAGCGTGTCTGTCACAGTAG
- a CDS encoding acetoin utilization protein AcuC codes for MSGRGLLMWDEAVTKYDFGNGHPMDPVRLALTMELVRAYGLDRALDVVAAKPAGDSTLRLVHREDYVAAVRAASADPRAADQAYGLGTMDDPAFVGMHEASALIAGQSVGAAEAVWRGEATHAVNFAGGLHHAMPGSAAGFCIYNDASLAIARLLELGAERVAYVDVDVHHGDGVQATFWDDPRVLTVSLHEHPRTLFPGTGWPEETGAPGAAEGSAVNLALSAGTGDAGWLRAFHAVVPELLADFRPQVLVTQHGADTHFDDPLAHLAVSLDAQRVVQASCHALAHEYVDGGRWVALGGGGYEVVEVVPRSWTHLVGIAGHAPVEPESVIPSSWRDAVYARTRRVAPGRMTDGLDPVWRGWEEGYDPADRVDQAVLATRRAVFPLRGLLA; via the coding sequence ATGAGCGGCCGCGGGTTGTTGATGTGGGACGAGGCGGTAACGAAGTATGACTTCGGGAACGGCCATCCGATGGATCCGGTGCGGCTTGCGCTGACCATGGAGTTGGTGCGGGCGTACGGGCTTGATCGTGCCCTGGATGTGGTGGCCGCGAAGCCGGCCGGGGACTCGACGCTCCGGCTCGTACACCGCGAGGACTACGTGGCGGCGGTGCGGGCGGCGTCGGCGGATCCGCGGGCTGCGGACCAGGCGTACGGGCTGGGGACGATGGACGACCCGGCGTTCGTGGGGATGCATGAGGCGTCGGCGCTGATCGCGGGGCAGTCGGTGGGGGCGGCGGAGGCGGTGTGGCGCGGGGAGGCGACGCATGCGGTGAACTTCGCGGGCGGGCTGCACCATGCGATGCCGGGTTCGGCGGCAGGGTTCTGCATCTACAACGACGCGTCGCTGGCCATTGCCCGGCTGCTGGAGCTGGGGGCGGAGCGGGTCGCGTATGTGGATGTCGATGTGCATCACGGCGATGGGGTGCAGGCGACGTTCTGGGACGACCCGCGGGTGCTGACCGTGTCGCTGCATGAGCATCCGCGGACGCTCTTTCCGGGGACGGGGTGGCCCGAGGAGACGGGGGCGCCGGGTGCGGCCGAGGGCAGTGCGGTGAATCTGGCGCTGTCGGCCGGGACGGGGGACGCGGGGTGGCTGCGGGCGTTTCACGCGGTGGTGCCGGAGTTGCTGGCGGACTTCCGGCCGCAGGTGCTGGTGACGCAGCACGGGGCCGATACGCACTTCGACGATCCGCTGGCGCATCTGGCCGTGTCGTTGGATGCGCAGCGGGTGGTGCAGGCCTCTTGTCACGCGTTGGCGCATGAGTACGTGGACGGGGGGCGCTGGGTCGCCCTGGGGGGCGGCGGGTACGAAGTGGTGGAAGTGGTGCCGCGGTCGTGGACGCACTTGGTGGGGATCGCGGGGCACGCGCCGGTGGAGCCGGAGTCTGTGATTCCGTCGTCGTGGCGGGATGCGGTGTATGCGCGGACGCGGCGGGTGGCGCCGGGGCGGATGACGGATGGGCTGGATCCGGTGTGGCGGGGGTGGGAGGAAGGGTACGACCCGGCGGATCGGGTTGATCAGGCGGTGCTGGCCACGCGGCGGGCGGTGTTTCCGCTGCGGGGGTTGCTGGCGTAG
- a CDS encoding MFS transporter codes for MTDARLRHGRASLALSFFAQGVAFALLVTRIPAIQDRYGISDGLLPAFLAAVPVLAGVASVVTERLVKRVAPSVVLRWAQPLVVLALLGVAAGSEIWQVALALGAFGLAVGALDASMNMLGVSLQRAYGRSIMLGFHAAYSLGGIAGASFAWVGAHWDLSLLVSYLPVAGVLLPAALVGSRWYADGERGGERAGEAARKGALEGQGVAFRLLLPLCLVMTFAYIGDSTVSNWSAKYLQDVLGSSEELATVPYNAYMVTTLLGRAVGDLGVRRFGAVAVVRCGTVLAAAGFGVVAVAPGAWVGILGFTMLGLGLCVIVPQTFAAAGRLAVESGGPGASDAAVARLNVFNYVGFLVGSPLVGALGDVWSYRWAMVVPMVLVLVTLRYARSFEMQQAGYGVGHERPRVVDVGRGGNEV; via the coding sequence ATGACAGATGCGCGGTTGCGGCATGGTCGGGCCTCCTTGGCGTTGAGTTTCTTCGCGCAGGGAGTGGCCTTCGCGCTGCTCGTGACGCGTATCCCCGCCATCCAGGACCGGTACGGGATATCTGACGGGCTGCTGCCCGCGTTTCTGGCGGCCGTGCCCGTACTCGCCGGGGTGGCGAGTGTGGTCACCGAGCGGCTGGTGAAGCGGGTCGCGCCGAGTGTCGTACTGCGTTGGGCCCAGCCGCTCGTGGTGCTGGCGCTGCTCGGGGTCGCGGCCGGGAGCGAAATATGGCAGGTGGCGCTCGCGCTGGGAGCGTTCGGGCTGGCGGTGGGGGCGCTGGATGCGTCCATGAACATGCTCGGGGTGAGCCTGCAGCGGGCGTACGGGCGGAGCATCATGCTCGGTTTCCACGCGGCGTACAGCCTGGGTGGGATCGCCGGGGCCTCCTTCGCGTGGGTCGGGGCGCACTGGGATCTGTCGCTGCTCGTGTCGTATCTGCCGGTGGCCGGCGTGCTGTTGCCGGCGGCGCTGGTCGGAAGCCGGTGGTACGCGGACGGGGAGCGGGGTGGGGAGCGCGCTGGGGAAGCGGCGCGGAAAGGGGCCCTGGAGGGGCAGGGGGTCGCCTTCAGGCTGCTGCTGCCGCTCTGTCTGGTCATGACCTTCGCGTACATCGGGGACTCGACCGTCTCGAATTGGAGCGCGAAGTATCTGCAGGACGTGCTGGGGAGCTCGGAGGAGCTCGCGACCGTTCCGTACAACGCCTATATGGTCACGACGCTGCTCGGGCGGGCCGTCGGGGATCTTGGGGTGCGGCGGTTCGGGGCGGTCGCGGTTGTGCGGTGCGGAACCGTGCTCGCGGCGGCCGGGTTCGGGGTGGTGGCCGTGGCGCCGGGAGCCTGGGTGGGGATTCTCGGGTTCACCATGCTGGGGCTCGGGTTGTGTGTGATCGTGCCGCAGACGTTCGCGGCGGCGGGGCGGCTGGCTGTGGAGAGCGGCGGTCCTGGGGCGAGTGATGCGGCTGTGGCGCGGCTGAATGTCTTCAACTACGTGGGGTTTCTGGTCGGCTCGCCGCTTGTGGGGGCCCTCGGGGATGTGTGGAGCTATCGCTGGGCGATGGTCGTGCCGATGGTGTTGGTGCTTGTGACGTTGCGGTATGCCCGTTCGTTCGAGATGCAACAAGCCGGATACGGTGTCGGGCATGAGCGGCCGCGGGTTGTTGATGTGGGACGAGGCGGTAACGAAGTATGA
- a CDS encoding HAD family phosphatase, giving the protein MRYDLVIFDNDGVLVDSEPISNAILAGYLTELGHPTSYEESIRDYMGAAVHRVHDLVKERTGQSLPVDFDDTLHARVFAAFERELTAVDGVTEVLEKLVADGVSYCVASSGSHARIRVGHRRTGLDRWFEDGTVFSAQDVGRGKPAPDLFLHAAERMGVAPERCVVVEDSPLGVAAARAAGMDVYAFTAMTLAGKLDGAKGYFGAMAELPALLA; this is encoded by the coding sequence ATGCGCTACGACCTTGTGATCTTCGACAACGACGGTGTGCTCGTCGACAGCGAGCCCATCTCCAACGCCATCCTGGCCGGCTACCTCACCGAGCTCGGGCACCCCACCTCGTACGAAGAGTCCATTCGTGACTACATGGGGGCCGCTGTGCACCGGGTACACGATCTGGTGAAGGAGCGGACCGGGCAGTCGTTGCCCGTGGACTTCGACGACACTCTGCATGCTCGCGTCTTTGCCGCCTTCGAGCGTGAGTTGACCGCCGTGGACGGCGTGACAGAGGTGCTGGAGAAGCTGGTCGCGGACGGGGTGTCGTACTGCGTCGCGTCGTCCGGGAGTCATGCGCGGATCCGGGTCGGGCACCGGAGGACCGGTCTTGACCGGTGGTTCGAGGACGGGACGGTCTTCAGTGCGCAGGATGTGGGGCGGGGGAAGCCGGCGCCGGATCTGTTTCTGCATGCAGCCGAGCGGATGGGGGTCGCACCGGAGCGGTGTGTGGTTGTGGAGGACAGTCCCCTCGGGGTGGCGGCGGCCAGGGCGGCCGGGATGGATGTGTACGCGTTCACTGCGATGACGCTGGCCGGGAAGCTGGACGGGGCCAAGGGGTACTTCGGGGCCATGGCGGAGTTGCCCGCATTGCTTGCGTGA